AGAAAGGCTTAAACATAAAAAAGCATCGAATATCGATGCTTTTTTATTTACAATTCGCTTGGAAAGAGAAATCCAAAGTATATAACATAAAGAAAAGGGATACAGCGAGCTGTACCCCTCGATATCTATACAAAAAGCTTACGCTAAACTGTTAACAAATTTAGTTAACTTAGATTTGTTGTTTGAAGCTTTTTTCTTGTGGATCACATTTTTCTTTGCCAAACGATCAAGCATAGAAATTACGCGTGGTAACAATGTTTTTGCTTCTTCCGCAGAAGTAGTATGACGTAATTTTTTGATTGCGTTACGTGTAGTTTTTGCTTGGTAACGGTTTCTTAAACGTTTAGTAGCGTTTGCTCTAATTCTTTTGATCGCTGATTTATGATTTGCCATTTTTTTTAGCTAATTTTTATTCAATTTTTTCTTGTAATTCGGACTGCAAAAATAACACCTTATTTTCAATATTCAAAATCTATTTTATTTTTTAGGTTTAGTATATTTGCAGCATGCAAAAATTATCGATGGATGAACTTCAACGTACAGATGTTGAATCGTTTAAAAAACAAGAAAAAACTCCAATCGCAATCATTATGGACAATGTACGGAGCATGCATAATGTAGGCTCGGCCTTTCGTACAGCAGACGGATTTGCTATTGAAAAAATATACTTGTGTGGCATCACCGGAACACCCCCCCATCGCGAAATCGAAAAGACAGCCTTAGGAGCAACTCAATCGGTTGATTGGGAATATCACCAGGATACTACAGCTGTCGTCGATCAGCTTCGGTCCGAAGGCTATGTCATTGTTGCCATTGAGCAAGCAGATAACAGTGTCATGCTACAGGAGTTTGCACCCGAAAATAACCAAAAATATGCATTGATTTTTGGAAATGAAGTCAATGGAGTGGATGAAGAGGTCATGAGAAAAATTGATACCTGTATCGAAATACCGCAATACGGAACGAAACACTCCTTCAATGTATCTGTCGCAATTGGCATTATTCTTTGGGATTTTATCCAAAAACGCAATTCCAATTAAAAATTTATCAATAAAGGTCACATTCCTATTCACATTGCTTCCATTTTAGAAAGCAAAATAGTAGATTTGTGTGCAAAATTTAAAGAAGAAATGAGTGTATTAGTTAATAAAGATTCAAAAGTAATCGTTCAAGGTTTCACTGGAAACGAAGGTACTTACCATGCTACTCAAATGATTGAGTACGGAACAAATGTAGTTGGTGGTGTTACTCCTGGTAAAGGTGGTCAACAACACTTAGACCG
The genomic region above belongs to Sphingobacterium zeae and contains:
- a CDS encoding RNA methyltransferase, translating into MQKLSMDELQRTDVESFKKQEKTPIAIIMDNVRSMHNVGSAFRTADGFAIEKIYLCGITGTPPHREIEKTALGATQSVDWEYHQDTTAVVDQLRSEGYVIVAIEQADNSVMLQEFAPENNQKYALIFGNEVNGVDEEVMRKIDTCIEIPQYGTKHSFNVSVAIGIILWDFIQKRNSN
- the rpsT gene encoding 30S ribosomal protein S20; the protein is MANHKSAIKRIRANATKRLRNRYQAKTTRNAIKKLRHTTSAEEAKTLLPRVISMLDRLAKKNVIHKKKASNNKSKLTKFVNSLA